In Fusobacterium periodonticum ATCC 33693, the sequence ACTTCTTTTTTATTTTCAAGCATCTCTTTAAATTCTTCTAAGCTCCAAAAATCTGAAAGTTTATTTAAACCTAACTCTATTTCTTTTTCTTCTTCTTTACTTACAGCTTTTTTGTATCCTGATTTTAAGAAAGCAAGTTCTTCATTATCTATAGGACAAGGAGCATCAGTTCTCACTATCCCTGGGATTCTATCTAATTCTCTTTGATTTTTTCTTAAAAATTCTCCAGCATCTTTTAAAGTAATACTTTCTTTGTTATATATGATAGGATGACTTTCTTGGTATTTTATATTAAATATCTTTCTTTTTATATTTTTTATATCTTCTTTAAGTTCATTTCTTTGTTTTTCAATTTCTTGATATTCATTTTTAAGATTTTCTAAATTTAAATAGCCTAATTTTTCTGAAATAGTCTCTACAGAATTTCCTAAATCACTACTATCATCATCTAACATTGAAATACACAAATCTTGAATATCTGTAGGAATCTTTTCTTTTAAAACATCTAAAGCTTTTTTAGTTTGACTTGTAATTAGAACATTTTTCCCTTCAGCAAGAAAATGTCCCAGTAAATTAGCAATAGTATGTGTTTTTCCAGTTCCTGGAGGACCTTGTACTACTACAGCTCTATGTGAATAAAGGCTTTTTATAATTTCTATTTGCTCATTATTAGTTTCTTTTGTAAAAAGGATATCAGGAATTTCTTCAATAGTTCTTTTATCATTTTCAATAATTCCAACTAATTCAGTTAAATAATCAGGGATTTCTCCTCCATTTTCAATATCTTTAATTATGTTATTGATAGCATCTACTTTTCCATCATCTTTTTTTCTTATAAAAAGTATAGGTTTCCATTCAATAGTTATTACAGTTTCTTTGTTCTTTTTAACTGGATCTTCTATGAACTGTGCTCTTGGATTTAAGTTGTGTATAAACTCTCTAAAAAAGTCTTTGATAGTATCATTTTTAGAAAGAGGATGAATGTTATCTTCCACAATTTTATCTTCTAAATAAAAAATATTATCTAGATTTATATTTTCTACTTCTGCTAAAAAGTTTAAGTATAGTTCTTGAGTTATAAGATCATTGTCAGTTCCATCAGTAATAAAAATTATATTTTTTTCAGTATCAACAGTAAAATTAACTTTTTTTAATAGAATAGGATAACATATATCTTCATTAGGAACTTTTACAAGCCCATTTCCAAGTACTAATTCAAGAGAGTCAGAATCTCTATCTAAGATTAAATATTTATTATATAATGTATCAAAAAGTTTTCTAACAACTTCTATCTTCTTTTGTTCTTCTATCCATAATTTTCTATCTTTTAAGAGTTTTTCTAAGCTTTCTTTTTCTTTTTTTGAAATATTAACAACTTTAGTAGAATCATTTTCTTTAATAATTTTTTCTGATGATAACTTTACAGTTGATTTATAGTCACTCCAATCACCACTTATCCATTCTAAAAGTTCTTGATCTATAGCTAAAGGCTTTAAAAAAGGAATTTTTTCAACTTGTAAAATTTTTTGGTTTGATATGTTGTTTTTATTGTTTAAATAGTTAAGTGTAATTCCTGAATATGTTGGAAGCTCTTCTAAAAAATAATACCATTCCTCATCATGAATATCTTTTTTTTCAGTCTTCATACTTTTTACAACTTCAGCTATGTATTGATAAAGTGCAATGATATTTCCCCTCTTATCCATAACTTCTCCCCCTTTATAAATATAGCTGTCACTAAAATTATGTAACAGCATATATTTTGTTTATTTTATTAAATTTTTTATTAATACATCTATGTCAGTATAACAATTTTTGTAAACCATCTCTTTTTTATCAAGATAGATAATTTCGACATCCAGTTTATCACAGGCACTAACTTTTTCTCTTTCTCCTCCTGTATCTCCTGCTTTTTTAGTGATTAAATATTTTATATTAAATTGTTCCATCATTGCTATATTCATATTTTCAGTAAAAGGACCTTGCATAGCAATAATATTTTTAGGAAGAATGTTATTATCTTCACATCTCTTGACCATATCCCATCTTGATAGAATTCTAAAATATATATTAGATAAATTTTTTAAATCTTTAAATAGTGGAACATTGTTACTTCCTAAAGTAACTAAAATATTTCCTTCTAAATTTTCAACATATTCTATTAAATCTTTA encodes:
- the cobK gene encoding precorrin-6A reductase, which produces MIWVIGGTKDSRDFLEKFVKYESDIIVSTATEYGAKLIENLPVKTSSEKMDKEAMLKFVESNKITKVIDTSHPYAFEVSKNAMEVAEEKNIQYFRFEREKVDILPKKYKNFEEIKDLIEYVENLEGNILVTLGSNNVPLFKDLKNLSNIYFRILSRWDMVKRCEDNNILPKNIIAMQGPFTENMNIAMMEQFNIKYLITKKAGDTGGEREKVSACDKLDVEIIYLDKKEMVYKNCYTDIDVLIKNLIK